Proteins encoded in a region of the Clostridium beijerinckii genome:
- a CDS encoding ABC transporter ATP-binding protein produces MNDILHESSKIQIVKRLLTYVKPYKLKVTLVILLLLIVMACNSVTPYLMKISIDTFVADKNVKALFLLGCGLILMNVFSMILSGIRTIAMSKITNQILVDIRHSLYTHIQTLSFNFFDNRPVGKIISRVVGDVNALQNLLNNSIVNLIPNVFTIILVICLMLILNPMLAGICLITMPLLLFAMFYIQIKADNKWKIFREHRSSLIGYTHESLSGMKVIQGFSRKYYAKDKFDSHIGNHAKGFMTAVFTQDFFWPFLTAFRGLSMVILLGSGYVLSKQGNLSLGTLMAFFMYIEMLWRPIINLSSFYNAFVTSMSAGERIFDILDTKSDIVDEASIKALPQIKGDIEFDHVTFSYTNADIPALKNTSFKLKAGEKIALVGETGAGKTTITNLISRFYDPTFGCVKIDGVDIKDVTVESLRSQMGIMLQDSFLFSTSIKENIRYGKLNATDEEVIQAAKAVNAHGFIEKLEKGYDTDVNERGSRLSLGQRQLIAFARALIADPRILILDEATANIDTETELLVQEGIKKLMKGRTSIVIAHRLSTIRDCDKIFVLSKGRIVESGTHDELLKNHGYYYKLYSAQYSFLKQDA; encoded by the coding sequence CTTTTGTTGCAGATAAAAATGTTAAGGCCTTATTTCTTCTTGGATGTGGGTTAATACTTATGAATGTATTTTCAATGATTTTATCTGGAATCAGAACTATCGCCATGTCTAAGATTACCAATCAAATCTTAGTGGATATTAGACATAGCTTATATACTCATATACAAACTTTAAGCTTTAATTTTTTTGATAATAGACCCGTTGGAAAGATTATTTCAAGAGTTGTTGGAGATGTAAATGCTCTTCAAAATTTATTAAATAATAGTATTGTAAATTTAATTCCTAATGTTTTTACTATTATCCTTGTAATTTGTCTAATGCTTATATTAAATCCAATGCTGGCTGGTATCTGCTTAATTACAATGCCTTTATTATTATTTGCAATGTTCTACATTCAGATTAAGGCAGATAATAAATGGAAAATCTTTAGAGAACATCGTTCTTCTTTAATTGGATACACTCATGAATCTTTATCAGGAATGAAGGTAATTCAAGGTTTTAGCAGAAAATATTACGCTAAAGATAAATTTGACAGCCATATTGGAAATCATGCAAAAGGTTTTATGACTGCTGTATTTACTCAAGATTTCTTTTGGCCATTTTTGACTGCCTTCCGTGGTTTAAGTATGGTAATTCTACTCGGCTCTGGATATGTGTTAAGCAAACAAGGGAATTTAAGCTTAGGGACTTTAATGGCATTTTTTATGTACATTGAAATGCTTTGGAGACCTATTATAAATCTCTCTTCATTTTATAATGCCTTTGTTACCAGTATGTCTGCTGGCGAAAGAATTTTTGATATTTTAGATACCAAAAGCGATATTGTAGATGAAGCATCAATTAAGGCTCTCCCTCAAATTAAAGGAGATATCGAATTTGATCATGTTACTTTTTCCTATACTAATGCTGATATTCCAGCCCTTAAGAATACTTCTTTTAAATTAAAAGCTGGCGAAAAAATAGCTTTAGTTGGTGAAACTGGTGCAGGAAAAACAACCATAACTAATTTAATTAGCAGATTTTATGACCCTACCTTTGGCTGTGTAAAAATTGATGGTGTAGATATAAAAGACGTCACTGTTGAAAGCTTAAGAAGCCAAATGGGTATAATGCTTCAAGATTCATTTTTATTTTCAACCTCAATTAAAGAAAATATACGCTATGGTAAATTAAACGCTACAGATGAAGAGGTAATACAAGCTGCAAAGGCAGTTAATGCTCATGGATTTATCGAAAAGCTAGAAAAGGGATATGATACTGACGTAAATGAAAGAGGTTCAAGACTCTCCCTTGGTCAGAGACAATTAATCGCTTTTGCAAGAGCTTTAATTGCAGATCCAAGAATACTAATACTAGATGAAGCAACTGCAAATATTGATACTGAAACTGAATTATTAGTTCAAGAAGGTATAAAAAAGCTTATGAAAGGAAGGACCTCAATAGTAATAGCACATAGACTTTCTACCATAAGAGATTGTGATAAAATTTTTGTACTTTCTAAAGGCAGAATAGTTGAGTCAGGTACTCATGATGAACTCCTTAAAAATCATGGTTATTATTATAAACTATATTCAGCCCAATACAGCTTCCTAAAGCAGGATGCTTAA